TATATGTGGCGGCCGAGCATGCGCCAACCACAGCATAAGGCGCCATATTTCTAACTACAGTCCCCGCAACAACTCTAAAATAAAGGCAAGAAAAACCAAGAACAATAGTGCCGTCTGCCGGCTGGTAAGGGCTCCGCGATTGGGGACCAGCGAAGCTGGTTGACGCGACCTTTTTGATAATACAAACACGGACACACGGAAAAAGCTGTTGTAGTTAGCATGAAGATATTTGTTGGTCAGCTGGCACCAACACCATGACTCAGTACCCCTACTTCCTGCAACGTCTTGTTCCCCAGCACTTAAGACCCCTGCGAGTCATACAAGTTCACAATGTcggaaaccaaaaaaaacgaccCCGTAACAAACACTTGAACTGGTTTTGACGTGTCTTCGTCATCGCTAGATGCCGCAGAAACAACTTCAACGACCTCCTCTAGCGACACGAACGGTGCCGCCCGTGAAAAGCAAGGGACTGCCCCACACAGCGTCTTCCAACATCTTATTAGTCCGGTGGCTTTGTCCTGAGTGTAAGCGTCAGAGTTGTTCTTCCATATCTCCCTCATTCCCTTTGGATCGAGAGCACAAACGAATACGGCCTTGGAGAAGCTATCAACAAAGGGTCTGAACGCCTCGACAATACGTTCTGGCTGCCGTGACGAGTACATCAACAGGACACGCCTCGGCTTGCTATCACAAGTCCTCTTGGtgctttccttcacaaacCAGCGGGTGGCGCACCTTAAGCTTTCATACGTGTGCGCACCATCTAAATAGAAGGTGCCTTTGCTCCCATCACCAACAGGCAAAACCTGCGAGCGACCCATCACTGTCGTCCTTTGAAGTACGTGGCGCTCGACATCGTCAAGCGGTTGTGTGAGTGGGATTCCCATCACACTGCGCGCCACCAACAAGGCTAACCGTGAATTCTCCACAGCGTGCTCCCCTCCAATTGATAGGCAGGGCCACCCATCCGTCGGCACCGCAACGTCATCCGCGAATACCAATGGCGAGTCTACCCCCTCGGCATAATCTTTAAGCACCCGACGGGTGGATGGGTGATCGCCTTGAGGAGCGGCATAACAAACGACACCAGGTTTCATGATGCCGGCTTTTTGCAGTGCAATTTCCTCCACCGTATCGCCTAATATTTCCGTATGGTCGATACCAAGAGCTGTTATCACGCTTGCCTCAGGAATGATGATGTTTGTTGGGTCGCGGCTGCCCCCGATACCAACTTCCACCACAGCTACGTCAACACTCTCGCCTGCGAAAGCAACCAACGAAACCAAAAACATCAGGCAGAAGAAACTGCATGGTGCCGGGAGGTCCCAAGTCACCTCCTTGTCCGCACCAGCAAGCTCCACGAAACAATCTACAACTTGGAAAAAATAGTGTACAAATGTGTCCATTGGGAGAACTTCATTGTTAACCATAATGCGCTCTCGAACATCCTTAACATGGGGTGATGTAAAGAGGCCAACCTTAAGCCCATAGGCCTCTAGGAGCGCTGCCGTATAGGACGCCGTGgtgccttttcctttcgtccCCGCCACATGAACGAAACGGAGCGTGTCAAGGCAGCGCCGCATATTGAGACGCTCAATGAGCAACCCGACCAGCTCAGCGCTCTTACCCGAGGTGTTAGCAAGCGTGCGATTTCTGTACGTTGGGTTCACAACTCTCAACGTTAACTCATACATAACACGCAGCACATCGTCATATGAGCGCTGGGAACCCGTACAACCTCCCTTCGCACCGAATAAAGCTCTCGCTGCGGCGGGGAGGCGGTGCCACGCAGTCATTCCTGGAAGGGGAGACAGCGCCGTTACAACCTAATCTAGAATAGAGGTGGGTGATCCCTCCTATCAGAGCCACACGAAGCTCTAATATCTATACCCTAaatcaaaaaatggaagtaaGTGCGTGCgattgtgtgcgtgtattaATCGGTGAATCTGACAAATGTTCTGCGGTACACACATCCGTAACTGTTACCCTTGCAGTCACTGAAATTATCGCTACAGTCATCAGTAGTTGGCCCTCGAGGTGAACCTGCGCGCAGCTGCACGACGCCGCCAAACCACGAACTTCACCCCCAAACCCTCATGGGTCAAAGAGTGGCTCGCCCCATTCCTCAAAACTCCGCAGGTCGCACATTCAGTTCAGCCTCCTTCGTTTTGACAGTTTCCACTGTAAGGGCGCAAAGCAACCCTTACGCTCTCCAAAAGTCGAGAACTGGAATACTTTACCCTGCATCCAAATACTAAACGCACGGTGTTTGCGGTCGTCAGATCTACGTGAGACCCAAACTGGCAGAAAACAAAGGACGaaaaaaatcattaaaaagaaaaaagacaacaacgCCGGGAAGGCAGTACTCCCTTCCCCACTATAATCATGTTTACAATACTCAACCCCACCATTCACTTGGTACAAAAATTGAAGGTGCTGCAAAACCTGGCGCGCATCGACGCAGCACTCGCCGAA
This region of Trypanosoma brucei gambiense DAL972 chromosome 10, complete sequence genomic DNA includes:
- a CDS encoding folylpolyglutamate-dihydrofolate synthetase,putative, which encodes MTAWHRLPAAARALFGAKGGCTGSQRSYDDVLRVMYELTLRVVNPTYRNRTLANTSGKSAELVGLLIERLNMRRCLDTLRFVHVAGTKGKGTTASYTAALLEAYGLKVGLFTSPHVKDVRERIMVNNEVLPMDTFVHYFFQVVDCFVELAGADKEVTWDLPAPCSFFCLMFLVSLVAFAGESVDVAVVEVGIGGSRDPTNIIIPEASVITALGIDHTEILGDTVEEIALQKAGIMKPGVVCYAAPQGDHPSTRRVLKDYAEGVDSPLVFADDVAVPTDGWPCLSIGGEHAVENSRLALLVARSVMGIPLTQPLDDVERHVLQRTTVMGRSQVLPVGDGSKGTFYLDGAHTYESLRCATRWFVKESTKRTCDSKPRRVLLMYSSRQPERIVEAFRPFVDSFSKAVFVCALDPKGMREIWKNNSDAYTQDKATGLIRCWKTLCGAVPCFSRAAPFVSLEEVVEVVSAASSDDEDTSKPVQVFVTGSFFLVSDIVNLYDSQGS
- a CDS encoding T. brucei spp.-specific protein, with amino-acid sequence MDALRRVGCPNSSEEHRKGNEYLGDAAVRYARRGFPDQMCFGECCVDARQVLQHLQFLYQVNGGVEYCKHDYSGEGSTAFPALLSFFFLMIFFVLCFLPVWVSRRSDDRKHRAFSIWMQGKVFQFSTFGERKGCFAPLQWKLSKRRRLN